A single Bicyclus anynana chromosome 19, ilBicAnyn1.1, whole genome shotgun sequence DNA region contains:
- the LOC112045578 gene encoding 15-hydroxyprostaglandin dehydrogenase [NAD(+)]-like produces MAEIGKIEGTNVLITGGASGLGAAYVEAFLKFGAENIAILDVAEKVGKEFTEKLNKTYKNKVIFIKCDVSKEEEIENSFKEVLTAFKRIDVIINNAGIMDDSPKVWRIASDVNWQGLVSFSLKGISHMRKDKGGSGGTIVNISSGAAFPKSDVIPIYAGSKAAVLHFGRSLSSPEFYDNTGVRVLTICFWATATALLDDLEAKFIDQKPSKLLMESLPLTPQSIASAVEAFMKMFREGGPGSVWLSTNGKPGLDITSELDAAYEPLIKLTYDK; encoded by the exons ATGGCAGAAATAGGTAAAATTGAAGGAACAAATGTCTTAATAACTGGGGGAGCTTCAGGTTTAGGAGCAGCGTATGTTGAAGCTTTTCTTAAATTCGGAGCAGAg AACATAGCCATACTTGATGTTGCCGAGAAAGTGGGCAAAGAATTCACGGAGAAACTTAACAAGACATACAAAAACAAAGTCATTTTCATCAAATGTGACGTGAGCAAAGAAGAGGAAATTGAAAATAGTTTCAAAGAAGTGCTGACTGCATTCAAAAGGATAGACGTTATAATCAACAATGCAGGGATTATGGACGATTCCCCCAAAGTCTGGAGAATCGCTTCTGATGTTAATTGG CAAGGATTAGTCTCCTTTTCTTTGAAGGGCATAAGTCATATGCGTAAGGACAAGGGTGGATCTGGTGGTACCATTGTTAATATATCTTCTGGCGCAGCCTTTCCAAAGTCAGACGTCATACCAATCTACGCTGGTTCTAAGGCTGCAGTATTACATTTTGGTAGAAGCCTTTCG tCACCAGAATTCTACGACAACACTGGAGTACGAGTACTGACGATTTGCTTTTGGGCAACAGCTACAGCGCTTTTGGATGACCTTGAGGCTAAGTTTATTGACCAAAAGCCTTCTAAGTTGTTAATGGAAAGTTTACCATTAACCCCGCAAAG CATTGCTTCAGCAGTGGAAGCCTTCATGAAGATGTTCCGTGAAGGAGGTCCAGGGTCGGTGTGGTTGTCAACAAACGGGAAACCGGGACTGGACATCACTTCAGAATTGGATGCAGCCTACGAACCTTTGATCAAACTTACTTACGACAAATAA